The following proteins are co-located in the Solanum pennellii chromosome 1, SPENNV200 genome:
- the LOC107027880 gene encoding 22.7 kDa class IV heat shock protein-like produces MAKAKAHVMSFLLLATTILAILPSKTQALMPYTRPLFDLMFPQEDPFKILEQTPLTIPKGIDQTIALLARSDWKETSKEHIISLDIPGMKKEDIKIEVEENRVLRISGERKTEEENIDGEKWHRVERTSGKFWRQFKLPRNVDLEHIKANLDNGVLKITVPKLAEEEKKQSKVISISEEVNGGDIKAAM; encoded by the coding sequence ATGGCAAAAGCAAAAGCTCATGTTATGAGTTTTCTTCTCTTAGCAACAACAATTCTAGCCATTCTTCCATCAAAAACCCAAGCTTTAATGCCATACACACGCCCGTTATTCGACTTAATGTTCCCACAAGAAGACCCATTCAAGATTCTTGAACAAACCCCACTTACAATCCCTAAAGGGATTGATCAAACAATCGCCTTATTAGCTCGTTCAGATTGGAAAGAAACATCGAAAGAACACATAATTTCACTTGACATTCCTGGGATGAAAAAGGAAGATATCAAGATCGAGGTTGAAGAAAACAGAGTATTGAGAATTAGCGGAGAGAGAAAAACAGAGGAGGAGAATATTGACGGTGAGAAATGGCATAGAGTTGAGAGAACTTCTGGAAAGTTCTGGAGACAGTTTAAGCTTCCAAGGAATgttgatttggaacatattaAAGCTAATTTGGATAATGGGGTGTTGAAGATTACTGTACCAAAATTGgctgaagaagagaagaaacaGAGCAAAGTGATTAGTATTTCTGAAGAAGTAAATGGTGGAGATATTAAAGCTGCAATGTGA